TTGGTGACGATTGCAGTGGCCACCATGAGTGCAAGAATGCGCATGGGTCGTCCTCCTGAAGAATTCCGTTAAACGAGCCGGATCGTCGGGCTCGCGTTCAGAATAGTTCAAAAGGTGTGTGAAACCTCAGTGAGAAGGGTGTGAGCCGGCGCGCCAAGCGGCCTAATGGTCGGTGGTTTCAATCACATCGCCGGTGCTGGGCAAATCGGACTCGACCACTTTGCCCGCCAGTTTGTCTTTGAGAAACTTGATCGCCCGCGCTTCAGCCTTGCGCACACGCACCGCGGTCAAAAACGCTTCTTGCGTGGTCTGGGAGGACGCGCCGATCAACGTCGCGACATGTGGGATAACACTTTCATCATCAAGCTCGTTCTCGACAGCAATCGCCTTTTTGGCGAGGTTGTCGGCGATATCTTCGGTGATACCCATTAGCGTGTGTTCTCGGTCAGACGACGTTGGACATATCCCTCGACGGAGCCCGTTAGCGTGTCCATGTGGTCGTTCTCGAAGAAGTGGCCTGCGCCATCTACTTCTTGGTGGGTGATGGTGATGCCTTTTTGCTCATGCAGCTTGTTCACCAGATTGACCGTATCCTGTGGCGGCGCGACGCGGTCGCCAGAGCCGTTGATCACCAGACCCGAGGACGGGCACGGCGCGAGGAAAGAGAAGTCATACATGTTCGCCGGAGGTGATACGGAGATAAAGCCGGTAATCTCGGGGCGGCGCATCAGCAACTGCATCCCGATCCATGCCCCAAAGCTAAAGCCAGCAACCCAGCAATGTTTGGCATTCTGGTTCATCGATTGCAGGTAGTCGAGCGCGGAAGCCGCGTCGGACAGCTCCCCGATCCCTTGATCGTATTCACCTTGCGACCGGCCGACGCCACGGAAGTTAAACCGCAGCACGTTGAAGCCCATATTGTGGAACGTGTAGTGCAAATTATAGACGACCCGGTTGTTCATCGTGCCGCCGAACTGCGGATGCGGGTGCAGGATGATAGCGATCGGGGCGTCGCGCATGCCTTTGTGGGGATGGTAGCGGCCTTCTAGGCGGCCTTCCGGTCCGGGGAAAATCACTTCGGGCATAGGCGTCTTTCCTTGCGTCAGATACTGAGGCCTCTCATATAGTTGACGAGATTGCTCAGGTTATCTAGAATAATTCTAAACTGGCCAGTCGTTTGATGCCGGGCAGGTCAAATTGAGTTAAGGTCTGCGCCTGCCATCGTCAACGATATTCGCTTATTTTCGGGGGATTACGCTATGAAACTCAGCACAAAGGGCCGTTATGCAATGGTCGCCTTGGCTGACCTCGCACAAAGTGCCGGTGATGGGCTCGTGTCTTTGGGCGAGATTTCCAAACGACAAGACGTGTCGCTGCCCTATCTGGAGCAGCTTTTCGTCAAACTACGTCGTGCTGGGCTGGTTGAATCCGTGCGCGGGCCGGGGGGCGGATATCGTCTTGCCAAGTCGCCTGATGCCATTCGAGTTTCTGAAGTTTTGGCGGCAGTCGATGAAACGGTAAGCGCAATGCACACCGGCGCGGGCGCATCCGGCGCGTCGTCGGGGTCAAAAGCGCAAAGCATGACAAACCGTTTGTGGGAAAGCCTGTCGGCACATGTCTACGTGTTCTTGCATCAGACCAGATTATCCGACGTCATCGAGAATGATCTGACACCCTGTCCCGCTGTGCCGACCTTGTTCACAGTCGTCGACGAAACCTGACATGGGCCGTGTCTATCTCGACCATAACGCCACCGTGCCGTTGAGGCAGGCCGCACGCGACGCAATGATCGCGGCGATGGATGTGGCAGGCAATCCGTCCTCGGTCCATGCCGAGGGGCGTGCTGCCAAGGCGGTCGTCGAACGTGCGCGAATGCAAGTCTCGGATGCACTCGGGGCCTCTGGGGCAGATATCGTATTTACCTCGTCCGCGACCGAAGCTGCGGCATTGGCCTGTGCGGGCAGGGGCCTCAAAAGCGCCGCGGTGGAGCATGATGCCGTCGGGGCATGGACATCGTGCGACCTGCCTGTAGATGCGCACGGGCTGGTTTCCGTGGTCGATCCCGCAAATAGCACGTTGCAGCTCGCCAATTCCGAAACGGGTGTTGTACAGCAACTTCCAGAAGGCTTGGCAGTGTCCGACATGACGCAGGCTTTCGGCAAGCTTCCTATGGCGTTCTCATGGTCTGGTGCGCAGATGGCGCTGGTCTCAGCCCATAAGCTGGGTGGTCCTAAAGGCATCGGGGCGTTGGTCTTGCGCCAAGGGCTGGATGTTGAACCGCGCATCAAGGGCGGCGGGCAGGAAATGGGGCGCAGGTCTGGCACAGAAAACGTTATCGGAATTGCCGGTTTTGGGGCCGCCACCGCTGCTGCGGCGCAAGATTTGGCTGACGGGGTCTGGGATCGGGTTGCAGAACTTAGAAATATTCTAGAAAAGGCCATTGAGGTCAGCGCAAAGAATACTATTTTTGTCGGGAATGAGTCGAACAGGTTGCCCAATACCTCGTGTTTCGCAACTCCGGGCTGGAAGGGCGAAACACAAGTGATGGCTATGGACTTGGCCGGCTTCGCGGTTTCCGCGGGATCGGCTTGTTCAAGTGGCAAGGTGAAGGCCAGCAAGACCGTGGCGGCCATGGGGTTTGACGAGAGTGTAGCGACAAGCACGTTGCGCGTTTCGCTGGGGCCCGACACGACCGAAGAACAGATCCTTCGCTTCGCAGATGCGTGGCTGAAGGCGGAACGAAAATTTCACGCCAAGGCGGCGTGATGAGCAAGGAGACAGCACATGTCGCTTGAGGAAGTCGTAGACAACGTCAAAGAGGGCGTAGATCAGGACACCGTGGATGCCGTTCGCGAAGTGGGCGGCAAGTATAAATACGGCTGGAACACCGAGATCGAGATGGACTACGCGCCGAAAGGTTTGAGCGAAGACATCGTGCGTCTCATCTCCGAAAAAAACGGGGAGCCGGAATGGATGCTGGAATGGCGTCTTCAGGCCTATGCGCGGTGGTTGCAGATGACCGAGCCGACATGGGCGATGGTTCATTATCCCAAGATCGACTTCCAAGATCAGTACTACTACGCCTCGCCGAAATCTATGGCAGACAAGCCAAAGTCACTGGACGATGTGGATCCCAAGCTGCTGGAAACATATAAAAAGCTTGGCATTCCGTTAAAAGAGCAGATGATTCTTGCGGGTGTCGAAGGTGCAGAAGATCTGACGGACGCACCGCGCAAAGTCGCTGTGGACGCTGTTTTCGATTCCGTCTCTGTTGGCACGACGTTCCAAGCAGAGTTGAAATCGAAGGGCGTCATCTTTTGCTCCATTTCGGAGGCGATCAAAGAGCATCCCGAGCTGGTGAAAAAATACCTTGGCTCCGTCGTGCCTCAAAGCGACAACTTCTACGCAACGCTAAACTCTGCAGTCTTCTCGGACGGGTCTTTTGTCTACATTCCGCCGGGCGTTCGCTGCCCGATGGAACTGTCGACCTATTTCCGCATCAATGCTGAGAACACGGGCCAGTTCGAGCGCACGCTGATCATCGCGGACAAGGAGTCCTATGTGTCTTACCTTGAGGGCTGCACGGCGCCGATGCGCGACACCAACCAGCTTCACGCCGCAGTGGTAGAATTAGTGCTGCTCGACGACGCCGAGATTAAGTATTCCACCGTTCAGAACTGGTATCCGGGTGATGAAGAGGGCAAGGGCGGCATCTACAACTTCGTCACCAAACGTGCGGATTGCCGCGGCGATCGCTCGAAGGTGATGTGGACACAGGTCGAAACCGGCTCTGCCGTGACGTGGAAATACCCGTCCTGCATCCTGCGCGGCGACGACAGCCAAGGCGAATTCTATTCTATCGCCATCGCAAACCACATGCAGCAGGCCGATACCGGCACCAAGATGATCCATCTTGGCAAGCGAACCAAGTCACGCATCGTGTCCAAGGGCATTTCGGCTGGCAAGGCGCAGAACACCTATCGTGGTCTGGTGTCTATGCACCCGAAAGCCAAGGATTCCCGGAATTACACGCAATGCGACAGCCTGTTGATTGGCGACAAATGTGGCGCACACACGGTCCCCTATATCGAGGTGAAGAACAACTCGAGCCGTGTGGAGCATGAGGCGACAACGTCCAAAGTGGACGACGATCAGGTCTTCTACTGCCGCCAACGCGGCATGGACGAGGAAGAGGCGGTCGCACTGATTGTGAACGGCTTCGCCAAGGAAGTGCTGCAAGCGCTGCCGATGGAATTTGCCATGGAAGCACAGCAATTGGTCGCAATCTCGCTGGAAGGATCCGTCGGGTAACTCCCAGCTTCCACCAATTCAACGTTTAGGACGTCCAAAATCTTCAGTTTCTCGCCATATTCCGGCCCTGATGCCCATTTAACCCTGTCTATGACCAAAGACGGAGGGGCTACCTATGAGCATGGCGGATGCAAGCTTTCAGGCGCGCTTGGAGCGGATAAATTCGGGCAAGGGTTTTGTGGCGGAAGGGCTGCTGGGCAACGGCGAGTTACACGCAATTCGCAAACGCCAAGAAGCGGGCAAAGCACCGAAACCCGCCGCTACCACCGGAATTCAGGAAAAGAAGAAGTTTCCTGTGAAGAAGGTCATGGTGGCCTTCCTTCTGGGGATCATCTCGTATTTCGGGGGCAGCCTCGGCGCGTTTCACGCAACGCAAGGTGTGGCGTCGGAATTCGATCAGTTTCGACCCTTGGTGGAAGCCTTGGGGCCAATGGGAATGTCGGCTGTTCTGGCGTTCTTCCTGCTTTACGTATCCGGGCTCCGCTCAATCATGTTGGTGGTCGTGATCGTCCTTGGCTTTTACGCGACGCATGTCGCCGAGCCGCACTTGGCACGCGCGCTGCCAGAGGTGTGGACACAAATGTATTCGGCGGAACATGCCGACGCACTGAAATTTCAAGCCTTCGCGCAAACGACGCAGTGGGGCCTCGCGCCACCGCCGGAGCTTGCCACCGAATAAACCATAAATCGAACGCACTGACACGCACCTCGCATGGGTATCCCATGCGGGGTCGTTCCTGTTGAAAGAGAGAAAAAATGTTGGAAATCAAAAACCTGCACGTGCAACTTGAAGAAGAGGATAAGCAAATCCTCAAAGGCGTCAACCTGACAGTTGGCGCTGGTGAAGTGCACGCTATCATGGGGCCAAACGGGTCCGGCAAATCGACCCTCTCTTACGTTCTGTCGGGCAAAGACGGCTACGAAGTGACGGACGGCTCCGCCACGCTGGATGGCGCTGACATTCTGGATATGGACCCAGAAGAACGCGCCGCTGCTGGCCTGTTCCTCGCATTCCAGTATCCGGTCGAAATTCCTGGCGTCGGTAACATGACGTTCCTGCGAACCGCAGTGAATTCGCAGCGCAAAGCGCGCGGCGAAGAAGAAATGTCTGCTGGCGACTTCCTGAAATTCGTGCGTGAGAAGGCCAAGAGCCTGAAAATTGACGCCGAGATGCTCAAGCGTCCGGTCAATGTCGGTTTCTCCGGCGGCGAGAAAAAGCGTAACGAGATCCTGCAGATGGCGATGCTTGAGCCGAAAATGTGCATCCTTGACGAAACAGACTCCGGCCTGGACGTGGATGCCATGAAACTGGTGTCCGAGGGCGTAAACGCTTTGCGTTCTGAAGGGCGGTCTTTCCTTGTGATCACGCACTACCAACGCCTTCTGGACCACATCAAACCCGACGTGGTTCACATCATGGCAGACGGTCGCATCATCAAGACCGGCGGGCCGGAATTGGCTCTGGAAGTTGAAAACAACGGCTATGCTGACCTGCTGGCTGAGGTGGCCTGAGATGAGTGCCGCTGAAAAACTATCCACCGTCGCATCGCGCCAGCTGCCCAGCGGGCAGGGCGCGTGGGCGCAGCTTGCCCGTGAGGCCGCTGAGCAGCGGCTCAACACGATGGCTCTTCCGGGTCGTCGTGACGAGTACTGGAAATACACCAATCCAACCAGCTTGACCGATGTCGTGGCACCAGAAGCCGATGTGCTTGTATCGGACGAGGCTCCAATTTTCGGCGATGTTGACTCGTTGCGCGTCGTCTTTGTTGATGGTGTTTTTGATGCAGATGCGTCGGACGATCTGGCACTGGAAGGCTTGGAAATCTCGCGGCTGGAAGAGGCCGCACAGTCCGATATCCATTGGGCGAAAGACGTATATGGCGTTCTCGAAACCAACGGTCAAAACCCTGTTTCGCGCCCCTTGGCCGCAGCGAACACGGCTTTTGCAACGGATGGCCTTCTGATCCGTGTGACAAGCAAGGTCAGCAAACCTGTGCACATGTCTTACCTGCACAAATCAAAATCCTCGGATGCGATTTTGCATCACGTGGTTAAGGTAGAGGCGGGCGCAGAGCTTACATTGATCGAGACCGGCCCAGCGGCTGCCCGCTTCAACAAATGCCTCGAGGTCGACATTGCTGACACAGCCGCATTTCACCATGTGCGTGCGCAAGGTCGCGACCATGAGCGCCGCGCGGCCACGCATATCTTCGCGCGTTTGGGCAAGGAGAGCACGTTCAAGAGCTTCACGCTCACTGTGAATGGTGTGCTGACCCGCAACGAATGCGTGATCGAGCTGACCGGTGACGACGCAGTTGCACATATTGCGGGTGCTGCTGTCGGGGACGGGGATTTCCTGCACGATGACACCGTTTTCATCACCCATGACGCAGTGAATTGCGAAAGCCGGCAGGTCTTCAAAAAAGTTCTGCGGAATGGTGCGACAGGGGTATTTCAAGGCAAAATTCTGGTGAAACCAGGCGCGCAAAAAACTGATGGATACCAAATTAGTCAGTCCTTGCTTCTGGATGATGACAGTCAGTTCTTTGCCAAGCCAGAACTTGAAATCTATGCCGACGATGTGGCGTGTTCTCACGGCTCTACGTCCGGCGCGATTGACGAGGACGCCTTGTTTTATCTGCGGTCTCGCGGTGTGTCGGCAGGTGATGCTCAGGATCTTCTCGTTCTGGCATTTCTGCGCGAAGCTTTGGAAGAGATTGAGGATGACGATTTGGCCGAGGACCTGTCGATCCGTCTTGAGGCCTGGCTCGCGCGGCGTCGCAGATAGCCGATGTCGACGGCGCAGGCCATATTCAGCAGCTACCGTGCGCCGCGTGTTGTCGCGCGCAGGTTTCGCGATGCTGGCGCGGATGAGGGTACAGGATTGGGTTGGCTCTTTGCCGCCTGCATCCTGTTTTTCATCGCGCGGTTGCCAGACCTCGCACGGACCTCGCACCTGAGCGACGGAGAGGTGCCGTTGTTTGGACTAGCGCTAGGGACATTCTTCGGAACCATGCTGCTGGCGCCGATTTTTTTCTATATCGTCGCGAGCCTCAGCCATGTCATTGCACGCTTCTTTGGCGCTCAGGGCAGTATGACGGATGCGAGGTTGGCAATGTTTTGGGGGCTTTTAGCGTCCGCGCCGCTGGTTCTGTTTCAGGGCCTCGTTGCGGCACTGATCGGGCCGGGGCCACAAGCGGGCCTCGTGGCGCTTTTGTCGTTCCTGGTGTTTCTTTGGGTCTGGATTAATAGCCTGATCGAACTGGAAAGGGCGCGCTGATGTTGGCCGTTTTGCTTCAACTGGTCGGTGAGACCCTGCGCCGACCGAGTCAGGCGGCCGAAACCGTGCTGAATTTCAAACTCGAGCGCGGAACGCTTTGGTTGACGTTGGCCTTGGTGTCCATTGTCTCGGTGCTGTTTAACGCACTGACGATGGCGTTCGTCCCGCCCGAGATGGTAGCGAACCAAGGCGCGTTGCCCACCAGTCCGTTCCTGTTGGTGCTGGTGATCTGGGGCTTATTGGTTCTGTCAGTTTTCTTCACCCACTATATTTCGCGGGCCTTTGACGGTGCAGGCACGTTGGATGGCAGTTTGATAACAGTCATCTGGATGCAGATTGTTCTGCTGGTTTTGCAGGTCTTCCAGATCGCGTTGTTTATCATCGCACCCATCGTCGCCGTTCTGTTCGGCTGGGTCGCCGCCGCTTATGTGTTTTATGTATTCCTTCAGTTTGTAAGGGTTCTCCATGGTTTCAGATCGCTCGGACTGGTTCTCGCAGGTGCGATTGTAGCGATCTTGGGGCTGAGCGTTGGTATCGCTGCCGCCATCGGAATGATTGCAGCACTTTTCGGATTGGAGCTGGGTGCAAATGTATGACGTCCAAAAAATACGGGCTGATTTTCCCATTCTGGCCCGAACGGTGAACGGCAAGCCGTTGGTTTATCTAGACAATGGTGCCTCTGCACAAAAACCTCAGGTCGTGATCGATGCCGTGACGCAAGCCTATGCGCATGAATATGCGAACGTGCACCGTGGGCTGCACTTCCTTTCCAACTTGGCGACGGACAAGTACGAAGCCGTTCGTGGCAAGATCGCCGGATTTCTCAGTGCGGGATCAGAGGACGAGATCATCTTCAATTCTGGCACGACTGAGGGGATCAACATGGTCGCCTACGGCTGGGCCGAGCCGCGGATGGAAGCGGGGGATGAGATCATCCTTAGTGTGATGGAGCACCACGCCAACATCGTGCCATGGCATTTCCTGCGGGAACGACAAGGCGTGAAGCTGGTCTGGGTCGATGTCGACGCGAATGGGGATCTCGACCCGCAAAAGGTCATTGACGCCATCACACCGCGCACCAAACTGATTGCGGTCACGCATATGTCGAACGTGCTCGGAACCGTGGTGGACGTAAAATCCATTTGTGACGCTGCGCGCGCACGCGGCGTGCCGGTGCTTGTTGACGGTTCGCAAGCAGCGGTGCACATGCCCGTCAATGTGCAAGAAATCGGCTGCGATTTTTATCCCGTCACGGGGCACAAGCTGTATGGCCCATCAGGGTCCGGTGCCATTTACGTCAAATCCGAACGAATGGCCGAGATGCGGCCCTTCCTCGGCGGTGGCGACATGATCCGCGATGTGCACAAGGATGACGTGATCTATAACGACGCACCAATGAAATTCGAAGCCGGTACACCTGGAATTGTTCAGATGATCGGGCTTGGCGTCGCGGTTGACTACATGACCGGCATTGGCATGGAGAATATTGCCACGCATGAGCGTGCCCTGCGCGACTATGCAAGATCAAAGCTGGATGGATTGAACTGGTTGAATGTTCAGGGCCAGTCCGCCGGTAAGGGCGCGATCTTCTCCTTCACCTTGGATGGGGCGGCGCATCCGCATGACATCTCGACAGTCCTGGATAAGAAAGGTGTGGCGGTTCGGGCCGGACAGCACTGCGCGCAGCCTTTGATGGAGCACATGGGGATCAATGCCACCTGCCGCGCGTCCTTCGGAATGTACAACACTGAAGGCGAAGTCGATAAGCTGGTCGAAGCGCTGGAACTTTGTCACGAGCTGTTTGCCTAAGCACCGCGAAAGAAGTCATGATTTGGCGTTGCGGCAGCGGGGACGCGCTTGTATAGCGTTGCTCAAGCACCCGTAGCTCAGCTGGATAGAGCGCTGCCCTCCGAAGGCAGAGGCCACAGGTTCGAATCCTGTCGGGTGCGCCATTTCCAATGCATGACTTCATACCGGACGCTCACTTTAGACGCGGCCCATCCCTATGAACAATTGACGATCCACGTCTTTAATCGCGCGGCGACCGTGCATGACACGGGTGTTGTCAATTACAGCTACATCCCCGTCCTGCCAGTTGATCTCTATGGTGCAGCGCTCGGCTATGACGCGAAGATCTTCAATCTCGGCCGATGAAATAATCGAGCCATCGTCAAGAGTGTAGACTGGTGGTTCGTAGTTGTGCGATGGGCCAAGAATGGCGTTCGCAAAAGCCATTCCGCCTGACATGGAAGACGCGCGAACCGGGGAAACCTTCAGGCTGTATTCAAGGGACCCATCATCGTTCAACGAAAAGTCCTGATCGGGGATCGCAGCTTTGAACTGAAGAATGTGCTCGTGGGTGACTTCTTCGGGTCGGCTGATCGCAGGATGCTCGTTGGCCAGATAGCGCTTCCACAATTGCTCAGGCAGCGTTCGTTGAACCTTCATGCGTTGTGACCAGCGGGCCTGTTGGTCATCGGTAAACTCTTCAAGCAACTTCCGTCCGTCGCAAATCGTTGTTTGAGAGCCCTCGAATGCGGCTTTGGTACTGTAGAATGCAACCACATCCGGGCAGACAGGGGTATTTCCGTTTTCGATGTGAAGCCCGATGGGGCCAAGTCCAGCATCCACCTTCTGTGTGTTTTTCTCTGTGTTTTCGCGCGCAGGATCAAAGGTGATCGTTTTGCATAGCTTTGATGTCATGTCGCTAAATGTCTGCATGTCCATCTCAAAACCGCGTAATAGCGACCAGCCGTATTTGTGGAGCTGGCTTCGGATGTCTGCAAGAATGGCAGGGGTGACAGTCTTGGTGCCGATTTCTGAGGCTCGGATAACGTTGTAAGTCATTGAAATTGTCCAGTGATGTGTCGCGGATGCGGATTTCTAGGTTTGGCGCGTGCGCGCAAGCGCTGCCAGTGTTTTTGGGTGACGCGCCTGTGCGCCCACGGATTTGTCGACGAGCGCAGGAAAAAGGCGTTGTATCTTGACGAAGAAGCGCTCTTTGCCTTTGGGAAAGCACTCACGCTTTCCATTCAAGATTGCCGCCCACGCCTGTGCTGAAACGGATTCCGCACTGTCCAACGTCATATCAAGCGGTTCGATCAACGCGTTGAAACTCGTTTCAGCGGCAGTCCGAGTTGCGCGTGGGGCGATGTAGGTCACCCCGACGCCTGTTCCCGATAACTCGCGGCGTATCGCGTCTGAATAGCCACGAAGCCCGAACTTTGTTGCGGAGTAGCTGGCGAAATACGGGTATGCAATGTCCCCGAAGACTGAACCGATATTGACGATGCGCCCTTGGCTGGCTTGCAGCGCGGGCAGCAAGTCACGTGTCAGCGCCATCGGAGCGAGAAGGTTGGTTGTAACCATCTGGTCAAGAGATGCGTCATCGATGTCGCGCAGATGTCCGACGGCCAGGACCCCGGCGTTATTGATTAGGATATCAAGCGCTCCACCAGCAGCGCTCGCAAGAGCGGCGCGACCGTTTGGAGTGTTCACATCAGCTACAACAATTTGATGAGTTCCACTTGCGCACTGCTGTGCGGTTTCCCTCAGTGACAGCTTTGTCCGCCCGGCCAGGATCAACCGGAACCCTTTCGCGGCTGCCGTTATTGCCAAGGCGCGCCCAATGCCCGATCCGGCACCTGTGATGAGAACAGTTTTGTGATGCATCATGAGGCCATGCTTTCTGGCTCGAAGCTCAGGGGGATCGCTGTACGTGAGTTAATGACTTGGGCAGCCACTTTCCGGTTTGGTGTTCTGACGGGGAACAGCAAATCAGGCTCGCTCGGGTCGGTCAGGATCAGACCCGCTGGGCGGGCATATTGGGGAAGATCGGCCAAAGCTCTTTCGACCTCGCTCGGAGTGATGATTGCGGTGGTCACAAGGATCAGGATCAACGCCCCATCTGGTTTGCGCAGTCCAAGTGCAGAGCTTACGACGCGCGGGTCAGCATTGAGGCGTTGCTCTACCCATTCCGGAGAGACATTACGGCCCGCGCCGGTGATCAGCAGCGCGTCTTTGCGTCCGTCAATCACCAATCGATCACCTGCGAAATGCCCCAGATCACCAGTATGCCATCGCTCTGGCGCGTCTGGCGCGTTCAGGTAGCCAGCCATGACCGTAGGGCCTTGAACGACGATCTCTCCCTGAACAATACGGACGTCCAGCCCATCCAAGACAGGGCCGACGGTTCCCGGGTAATTGTCTCCGGGCCGGTTCATCGCGACCACGGCACAGCATTCCGACAAGCCGTAGCCTTCGTGCACCGGAATGCCTGCACTTTGTGCCTCTTGGATCAGGGCAGGTGCCGTAGATGCGCCGCCCACAGCAACGAAGCGTAAACTCGATGGTGCTTGGCTGCCATGAGCTTTCAGCGCACCAGCCCAACGCGCCAAAAGGGCAGGTGCAACGAGACTTGTTGTCGGGGCGACCTCTTCAAATGCGGCGACCAATGGGCCGATGGGTGCCCCAAACAGTGCTTTGGTGGCTTCAAACCGGAATGATGTGCGGGCCCCGGCGACAATCGGCAGGAAAACACCGCAAATCTGCTCCAACAGTTGAGCCAAAGGAAGGACCGATAGATGGTGGTCATTCGGGCTAGCGGCGACCAGACGGCTGAGCGCCTCGATGGAGGCCGCGATTTGACGATCCCCTAACACGACGCCCTTCGGCGTTCCTGAAGAGCCGGATGTATAGATCACACGCTGAGAACCACCACTATAGTCGCGGATCGAAGTTTCTGATGGCACACGCGATGCCGGGTCAATGAGTGTCAGGTGCGGCAGTTGCGCAAAAAGATCTGGATCTTTGGTTATGACTGTATCGACCTTTGCGTCGAACAGAATATGCGCGTTCTGTGCCGTGCTGAAAAAGAAAGGCAGGGGAATCTGGCGCTTGCCTGCCAAGCTCGCCGCAAGGTCCGCCACGACATAGTCGATCCCGCCCGCAAGACCGATCGCGACCACTTCGCATGGTTGACCCAGTTGCGAGGCCAAATTTTCCACACGAGCCGATAATTCCGCCCAAGTAAGGTCACCTTGATCATCCGAGAAAGCGATGTCATCGGGTCGGGTTCGCTTGTGTTTAGCAAGCGCTTCGAAAACCTGTTTCATCAGGACGCCTCAAACTGAAGTGAAACTGCGCGCTCCCGAGGGGATAGCGTGACGGGGGAACACAGCATTTCGCTAAAAGCGCAGACGCGGGGGTCGGTTTCATAATAACTCCCCCAAGTGTCAGAATTTTCCAGCTTCGACGCTTCTGCTTCCGCCAGTTCTATATATGAAAGCCCGGTCCGTTTCAGCAGCCGTCGCAGTGGTTTCGTCGCGGTGAAGACGCCACATGTCATGCCGTGAAGGCGCCCCCAACGGATCATCGTATCAAGCAAAGGCAAAACTGGAAAAGGGGTAAGGGAGGCAAGAGAGACGACTTCCATGATCTGCGCCTCTGGCGTTTCAAGTCCGACAGTCGTCAAAAGAGCGGTGCTCAAGTCTGTTTGAAGATAGCGGTCCGAAAAGAACCCATCTTTCGCGGTTCTAATTCCAGCCGCGCAAAGGATTTGTCCATCCGGGCGCTTTGCCGACACAAGAAGCGGTGCGAAGTCTGATACCACTGCGCCGTAAACAGTCCCGTAGACCTCTCGGATATGAGACTGCACCCGCACATAGCCCGGGTCCTTTGCCTCTAGGAACTCAATCTGCATGTTCGACCTCAAGATGCTTTCAACTTTTGTTTGAAGCATCTTTGCGTGCCAGTCTTACAGCAGACTTACAAAACCGGACCGATATCAGAAAATTCAGTCACGAGGCTAGCTTAGCCATCAAAGCTAAAAGAAAAGGCACTGCCGCCGCCCTCGCGATCTGCGATGTCTACAACAGCACCATGCGATTTCGCAACGGACTTAACGATGGCGAGTCCAATGCCCGAGCCAGTGGAATTCGTGTTGGTTTGCGCCCCACGGTTAAACCGTTCAAACAGTAACGGCTTGAGGTCATCAGGAACACCGGGGCCTCGGTCAAGAACGCGAAAACCGGCTGGATTGGCTAGAACTTCAATTTCTATCTCGGATCCTACGGGGGCGTAGGCCAGTGCATTGCTGACAAGATTGGAAAGCGCGACAGTGAGCAGCCCGGAATGTCCCTTAACCGTCGCTTGGGCGGTCCCTGTGACTGAAAGGCTTCGACCCTGACCAAGGGCAGCCTGCACTGCGTCACTTGCCACGTCCACGGCGATGTCGTGCAAATCAAC
Above is a window of Litoreibacter janthinus DNA encoding:
- a CDS encoding thermostable hemolysin; translated protein: MQIEFLEAKDPGYVRVQSHIREVYGTVYGAVVSDFAPLLVSAKRPDGQILCAAGIRTAKDGFFSDRYLQTDLSTALLTTVGLETPEAQIMEVVSLASLTPFPVLPLLDTMIRWGRLHGMTCGVFTATKPLRRLLKRTGLSYIELAEAEASKLENSDTWGSYYETDPRVCAFSEMLCSPVTLSPRERAVSLQFEAS
- a CDS encoding YIP1 family protein, whose product is MSTAQAIFSSYRAPRVVARRFRDAGADEGTGLGWLFAACILFFIARLPDLARTSHLSDGEVPLFGLALGTFFGTMLLAPIFFYIVASLSHVIARFFGAQGSMTDARLAMFWGLLASAPLVLFQGLVAALIGPGPQAGLVALLSFLVFLWVWINSLIELERAR
- a CDS encoding Yip1 family protein gives rise to the protein MLAVLLQLVGETLRRPSQAAETVLNFKLERGTLWLTLALVSIVSVLFNALTMAFVPPEMVANQGALPTSPFLLVLVIWGLLVLSVFFTHYISRAFDGAGTLDGSLITVIWMQIVLLVLQVFQIALFIIAPIVAVLFGWVAAAYVFYVFLQFVRVLHGFRSLGLVLAGAIVAILGLSVGIAAAIGMIAALFGLELGANV
- a CDS encoding TauD/TfdA family dioxygenase, with amino-acid sequence MTYNVIRASEIGTKTVTPAILADIRSQLHKYGWSLLRGFEMDMQTFSDMTSKLCKTITFDPARENTEKNTQKVDAGLGPIGLHIENGNTPVCPDVVAFYSTKAAFEGSQTTICDGRKLLEEFTDDQQARWSQRMKVQRTLPEQLWKRYLANEHPAISRPEEVTHEHILQFKAAIPDQDFSLNDDGSLEYSLKVSPVRASSMSGGMAFANAILGPSHNYEPPVYTLDDGSIISSAEIEDLRVIAERCTIEINWQDGDVAVIDNTRVMHGRRAIKDVDRQLFIGMGRV
- a CDS encoding SDR family NAD(P)-dependent oxidoreductase — encoded protein: MMHHKTVLITGAGSGIGRALAITAAAKGFRLILAGRTKLSLRETAQQCASGTHQIVVADVNTPNGRAALASAAGGALDILINNAGVLAVGHLRDIDDASLDQMVTTNLLAPMALTRDLLPALQASQGRIVNIGSVFGDIAYPYFASYSATKFGLRGYSDAIRRELSGTGVGVTYIAPRATRTAAETSFNALIEPLDMTLDSAESVSAQAWAAILNGKRECFPKGKERFFVKIQRLFPALVDKSVGAQARHPKTLAALARTRQT
- a CDS encoding cysteine desulfurase; this encodes MYDVQKIRADFPILARTVNGKPLVYLDNGASAQKPQVVIDAVTQAYAHEYANVHRGLHFLSNLATDKYEAVRGKIAGFLSAGSEDEIIFNSGTTEGINMVAYGWAEPRMEAGDEIILSVMEHHANIVPWHFLRERQGVKLVWVDVDANGDLDPQKVIDAITPRTKLIAVTHMSNVLGTVVDVKSICDAARARGVPVLVDGSQAAVHMPVNVQEIGCDFYPVTGHKLYGPSGSGAIYVKSERMAEMRPFLGGGDMIRDVHKDDVIYNDAPMKFEAGTPGIVQMIGLGVAVDYMTGIGMENIATHERALRDYARSKLDGLNWLNVQGQSAGKGAIFSFTLDGAAHPHDISTVLDKKGVAVRAGQHCAQPLMEHMGINATCRASFGMYNTEGEVDKLVEALELCHELFA
- a CDS encoding AMP-binding protein, producing the protein MKQVFEALAKHKRTRPDDIAFSDDQGDLTWAELSARVENLASQLGQPCEVVAIGLAGGIDYVVADLAASLAGKRQIPLPFFFSTAQNAHILFDAKVDTVITKDPDLFAQLPHLTLIDPASRVPSETSIRDYSGGSQRVIYTSGSSGTPKGVVLGDRQIAASIEALSRLVAASPNDHHLSVLPLAQLLEQICGVFLPIVAGARTSFRFEATKALFGAPIGPLVAAFEEVAPTTSLVAPALLARWAGALKAHGSQAPSSLRFVAVGGASTAPALIQEAQSAGIPVHEGYGLSECCAVVAMNRPGDNYPGTVGPVLDGLDVRIVQGEIVVQGPTVMAGYLNAPDAPERWHTGDLGHFAGDRLVIDGRKDALLITGAGRNVSPEWVEQRLNADPRVVSSALGLRKPDGALILILVTTAIITPSEVERALADLPQYARPAGLILTDPSEPDLLFPVRTPNRKVAAQVINSRTAIPLSFEPESMAS